The genomic DNA TGGTTCCTCACTTTTGCTCGCTCCCTTAAATTCACCAATCGCGACTGCATGCCTCTCCCGCAGAAGAGTGGGCTTTTCCTTAAAATTCTCCGTGATCAGCTCATTCTGGCATCCAATCAGATGCATTTGCCAGTGAGAGCTGCGATTCAAATTGTTGGCTGTTTGAAGGATTGGCGTCGAGCCCGAAATTGCTGAGAACTCACTCTGACTTTCTGGGACGGCTGACGAAATAGAGCGTTTTTCCGTCACGGCTCCAATCGACAGCGACGTTGTCACGGTCAGTTGGCTGGCCTTCCAGGGGAGACGTTTCGACGTTCGCTGCTGGTTTGAAACTGTGGATTTGAGCTCCCTTGCTCCATTTGACCGTGGTGATTCGGTCTCCGTCGGGATGCCAGGCGAACTCGTTTCCGTAGCCACCCTTGTATGCATAACAGACTGTCAATTTCGGCTCGTCTTCGGAGATATCAACGATGGCGGTTTCATAAGTCCCATCTGCGAGGGTCCCTTTGAAGCAAAGTTTTTTCGAGTCGGGTGACCAGTCTGCATTCCAGTAGATCGATCGATACGGATTGTCTGCTCTGGGTTGAATCGTTTTTTTGGAGTTCGTCAGGAGATCGTAGATGATGAAGTTGCCACGAGAGGTGTAGGCGAGTTTTTTGCCGTCGGGAGACCACTGGATTCCCCAGCCTTGCGGATCAATAATCGTCGACGCAACACGGTCGGCCGCCTGGATGCAGACTCCTCGGGGATCATAACTGCTATAGGCTAAATATTTTCCGTCAGCTGACCATGTCGGCATTGCTCCGTAGCCGACACTCTGAGTCTTTGACGTTTTGATGTCCAGGATGAAGATTTGGGCATCACCACTGTTCTCTCCGTCTTGCCATCCATCGAAAGCAATGCGAGTTCCGTCAGGCGAAACATCTGGCGATCCCACGCTCGGAAAGCCTTCCATGTCCGAGATCATGCGGGCATTCTTCCCGTCGGCATCGACTGCGTAGATGGCAGTCAGTTTCTCCTGTGCGAATGAGTGCGTGGTCAGGGCGAGCAGCGTAAGACTGACAGCGACTGTTTTCAGAGTTCGTGACATGCGAGTTGGCTCCTTGCTCATTGTCGAAGAATAGAACTGATTCTGATGCTTGTCTTAGAACCAGTCCGAAAACCTCTGGAATAGCCGCTAGTCTCAACGTTTGAGAGAGCAATATCAGGTTTCAGGACCAGTTCTAATAATTGTTTTGGGTCCCTCAAACACTCTGAAGATTCATCATGTCGTCGGTTTCCAGACTGGGCTGGTTGGAGGTTTGATCGTACTCGACACGTGTGAAAATCTCCACGATTATTTTTTTGCAGATTTCGCAGTGCATGGATTTTGGTACTTGTCAGATTTTTGTCAGATTACAGTTCTGCTTCAATTTTGATTTGCATCCAGCGTTCCACAAATTTGTAGAGCAATAATTGGTTGAAGCCCCAGTAAACCGGGATTGCAATAAACGGAAATGCGTAGGGGGAAATGAACACGGCTGCGATTGATCCGCTCACTACGACGGCAGTCAGCCCGAGTATCACTGTCAATGCTGTCCCAAGTCCTTTTAGTGAAATCGGGACAAGCCCTGAGAGCATTAGCAACGGGCCACTTACGTAAATTGCCAAGGCGATAGAGATGACGGTGACCGTGGCTCCCGGGTGAAGGAAGTACAAAACGACCGCAATCAATCCTGCATAGATGAGGTCTGGAGTTGCCAGCCAGAGGGTTCCCCGGCGCCATCCTCGGTAGATGTCGAGACCACTGTGTGGAGTCAGCACCAGTGACGAGAGGGTTTTCGCCTTGACCTCTTTATCAAAACTGTGAGCAGGGTAATTCATTACGTTGAACAATGTGGCGCCGCTGACGACAAGGGTGAGGCCCATTAAACTGTAAAAAATGCCACTGGTCACGCAAAACGTTACGAGCAGAAATGCGATTCCGTACAGAACCAGCCGACCGGTGGTATTGTTGTGACCTCCGGCGTAGTACACATAAACTTCCCAGGCGAGAGCGTCGTCCCAGCATCGCTCAGTTTGAGATCGTCTTTGAATTGCTTTCTTTTTCTCTTTCATTCCTGCCAGAGCCGGTTCCGGAGAATCACCGATACAGTGATACAACTGGTGTTGATACCGCCATAGCCAGAGAAGTGAGAGTATGAAATAAGTCAGTATTGTCCCGAATGCTTCCGCTGAGACCGGTCCTATGAAGAAGAAGTTGAAAAGCCTGGAGTAGATGGAAAACTCTGCGATGAGTTCGGTCACGCGTATCACACCAATCGGAATATTGATGTTCAGAAGAGACAGCAGAACAATCATGAGCCGCCCGGAAAGCAGGCTGATCTCGATAAAGAAAATGGCTCCCAACCCTGCCCAATCCGCGGACTTCCGGTTGTCCGAATTGTGTGAGTAAACCATTGATCGTGAGGCGGCGGCTGCGAAGACGAACAGGAGCGTCACCTCCAGCAGAATGAGTTCGTGGAAGCGGACGCCACCAAGTGTGAAGATTAAGTACAGGAACGGAATTCGAATCACCCAGACAGAGAGAAACCCGATCCAAATCTGGGCAATTCGAGTGAGCGTCCACTCCCGGCGACCTGTTCCCGTCAGGTAGATCAGGCTCAGGTATCCTGAACTGGCATCACCAACAGTCTCTCGGTTGAGTCGCCCTGCAAGATAGCCCAGCAACAGTAGGCTTGTCGGGTAGAACCAATACGTCAGCGAACGTCCCAGTTGCAGCGATTGCACTTGAGTTATGCTTTCAACCCAAATCATCAACCAGATAAGTGTCGTTAAGACAAAACCTGCACGTAAGAGCGACAAATCAAGCCGTCGTGCTTGAAGTGGCATCGTTGATCGAAGAATTTTCAATACACGTGGCACGAAGCTTGTCACCCTTCCTCAATCAAAACCGTCTGTACGAAATCGTCTCGCATTACTTCGTTGGCGGAACATACTCTGGATTGAGCTTGGGAAGTTTGGCCCCTTGCTTTTCCAGTTCTTGAGCGAGCTTCTGTTCCAGTTTTACGAGTTGTTCTTGATGTTCGCTGGACAAATCTTTCGACTCGGAAAGATCGTCGGCGAGGTTGTAGAGTTCTTTCTTTCCTTCATACCACTTAATCAATTTCCAATCCCCATCTCGAATGATGGAATAGGGACCGGGGGCGTGTCGGTAATGAGGAAAGTGCCAGGTGAGGACTCTATCGTCTTCCAGTTGATGCGATTCGTTCTTGAACAACGGTAGCAAAGAGAGACCATCGATGGCGCGATCGTCTGGAACATTCACGCCGACAGCTTCGCAAATTGTGGGGAGCAGATCGATGCTCATGATCGGTTCGTGCGAAACTGTTCCGGCAGGGATGACTCCCGGCCAGCGAGCGATGAGCGGGACTCGAATTCCGCCTTCGTAGGCATAACCCTTGCCTGATCGCAGCGGTGTGTTATCCGTCGGACCTTTCAGTCCTCCGTTGTCTGAGGTGAAGATGATCAATGTATTGTCGAGAAGTTTCAGTGATTGCAATTCGTCCACGATCATTCCGACGGCATCATCAACACTTTCGACGAGGGCTGCGTATTTCGCATGAACTTCTTTCTTCCCCTTCTTGCGGTACTTGGCTGCGACTTCGTCAATCGCCTGGATTGGCGTATGGACCGCGTACGGGCAATAGCTCAAAAAGAACGAATTTTCTTTGTTCGCGCGAATAAACTGTTTCGCTTCGTCTCCTTCGCGATGAGTGAGAAACTCGTCTTTCTTTCGCGGTTTGAAACTCTCCTCGAACGAGTAGCGTGGGTGTGTATACGGATCGAAATAAGATGGAGGCTGTCCCAAATCACAACCGCCGATATTGATGTCAAAGCCCTGTGATGGCGGATACCAGTCCGGATCTCCCAAGTGCCACTTGCCGATGTGGCACGTTTTGTAGCCTTCGTCTTGAAGTAATTCCGCTACAGTGATTTCTTCGTGCTCCAGCCAATATGGATTTGGTGGACAAAGAAGTTTCTGTTTTTTTCCGCCGACGTATTCAGTTGGATTTGCTTCGGGAGTTCCGAGACCGCCTCGTTGAAACCGTGCACGAATCCAGTCGGTCACACCGATTCGACCGGGGTATCGACCTGTCATGACCGCAGCACGTGTTGGGCTGCAAACCGAGCATGCAGCGTAAGCGTCGGTAAAACGCATCCCTTCGGCAGCCAGTTTGTCGATGTGCGGAGTTTTGTAGTAATCCGACCCCTGACATGAGAGGTCCATCCAACCCATGTCGTCAACGAGAATCAGGACAACATTCGGTTTCTTGTTCTCAGCAGCTTCTGCCAAGTCTGTCAAGATTGTGAAACAGCAGAACAGACTGAGAATGGTGAAGACGTTTGAGATGGTCAAAGTTTTCATCAGAGAGACCTTACCTTGTTCTGTTTATGGATTTGACTCAGTATTAAAACTGATCCTGAAACTTGAGATTGCTCTCTCAGGCGTTGAGGAAAGCGGTTATTTCAGAGGTCTTCGGACTGGTTCTAGAATCTCCTGCTTCAAACTTTACTGAGCTGCCATAGAAAATTCATGCCACCCGAACGAATTCAGGGGCTGCTCAGATTCAGTCCAGTTCAGTCCGGTTGATGAAGTGGCTGGCGGATGAAGTGGCTGGCGATTGTGAGTAAGAAATTTTCTTGTGTTGGTCTTTCCCACTCGCGAATCAGGATTTTGTTTAATAAGCTGCTCTTTCGCATCTCATGAAGTCAGAATGTTCCGCCGTTATCAATGGTTATTTATTCTGATCGCGGATTTGAGTGAGAATGAATTATCGTCAACCCCTTCGCAAAACGGATTGAAGAAGCACAATGAGCACTGTTGCACAATATGCCCTGACCTGGGATCTCGATTCACTTTACCCTCACCCGGAGAAGGATGAGTTCAAAAAGATTTTCGACGAGTACAAAAAAGATTTGAAACAACTCGCTGATGATTCTGAGTCTCTTCCTGCGATTGCTCCAGAAGTTGCAACTGTCTGGGCGGATTTCCTGGATCGTGTGGTTGATGTTTTCGGTCGCTCTTCTGATTTGAATGCATTCATTGGCTGTCACGCTGCCGCAGATGCAGGAAACAAGCTGTTTCAACAGATGGAAGCTTCGCTTGCTGCCTTGGGGCCGCTTTCCAATCAAGTTTTCACAAATGTGGAATCTGCTTTTCGAGATCTTTCGGACGAGCAACTCAATGCTTTCGCAGAGGCGGACGAACGGCTTGCAAATGTGAAGTTCTTTCTCGAAGAATGTCGCTCGAATGTGCAGTTACGACTTCCCAAAGATCTGGAAATGCTCGCAGCGGAATTGGGTGTCGATGGAATTCATGCCTGGGGGCGGATGTACGAACGGATCTCCGGAGCGTTGCGTGTCGAGTTAATGGAAAAAGGTGAGATCGTTAAGAAATCGCCCGGTCAGGTGCGGGTCGATCTCCCCGACCGCAAGACACGGCAGAACAACTTTTATGCGATCGAGAAAGCATGGAACACGCAGGCAGATAACTGTGCCGATGCGCTCAACCATATCGCAGGAACTCGACTTGCAAAATATCGACGACTCGGAGTCGAAGACCATCTCACGGTTCCGTTGCGATACAATCGGATGCGACGTGAAACGCTCAACACGATGTGGGATGTCATCACCAACCGCAAGGAACCGCTCCTGAGGTACTTCGAACGGAAGGCGCAATTGCTCGGCGTTGAAAAGATGGCATGGTACGATCAACTGGCCCCTATCCCGCAAGCATCACAAGGGGCAGGAGATTCTCTTAGCTACGATGACGCCTGTAATACTGTCATCAAAACTTTCCATGGATTCAGCGGTCACTTAGGCGACTTCGCTGAGAAAGCACTCAACGAAGGTTGGGTCGAAGTTGAAGATCGTGAAGGGAAACGCCAAGGCGGATTCTGCACTGGGATGCCGACCAAGAAGCAGTCGCGAATCTTCATGACCTACAAGAACAGCGCTGATGATATGTCGACGCTCGCTCATGAGTTGGGGCATGCTTACCATTCGCATGTCCTGCGAGAACAGCCGTTCTTGCTTCAGGACTATCCGATGAATCTCGCTGAAACGGCATCCACTTTTGCTGAAGCGGTTCTTGGTGATCAACGACTCGCAGAGGCTGATTCGCCAGCGAAGAAGCTGGGAATTCTCAACAACATGTTGAGCGATTCTGTCGCGTTCATGATGAATATTCACGCTCGGTTTATATTTGAAAATCAATTTCACGTTGAGCGTGCTGAAGGAGAATTATCGGCAGAGCGACTTACCGCGATCATGCTCGATGCTCAGAAGGAGGCATACTGCGATTCCTTTGAAGACTGGTCCAACGCATTCTGGATTTCGAAGTTGCACTTCTACATCACCGGTTGGCCCTTCTACAACTTCCCGTATACCTTCGGGTATTTGCTCTCACTTGGTGTCTATTCGACAGCAGATGAGTTCGGCGATGATTTTCCGACCAAGTATCGCGAGCTTCTCATTGCGACAGGCTGCATGAATGCTGAAGAGGCTGTTCAGTCGACTCTTGGCTACGATCTCACCCAACCGGAGTTCTGGAACAAGAGCATTGATATCATCGATTCACGTGTCGAAGAATTCCTGAAAGTGAGCGAAGATATGATTTAGGACAAAAATATCCGAATTTGCCTATCGACATCTGAAAACGCTTAGCTGTACACTGAAAGTGTGTCCCGCTAAGCGTTTTTTTATTTCGCGGAATGCTTGGGAGCCACGAATTGCAGAAGTGAGATGACTCTTCATTTGAGTGCGATCTTCTGGCCTCGCGCTTGGTTTTTATCTGGTCTCAAACGAATGAGTCTGGGAAGCGATTAATAATTTTCTCTCGAAAGGTTCCGATTCCATGATGAACAAATCTTCGCATACACTCGCCATCTTCACAGTGTTGATCGTCTCTGCTGCATCTGTTTTTCATCCCATCGCCACGGCAGATGAGCCAGCGAATGCCTCGAGTGAAGAGGTCAGCCCGCAAAAACCAAAGAGTGTTGCAGAGGCTCGTCAGCAAGCAAAAATGCTATATGAAACGGTACATGGCATGCTGCAAATCGTTCATCGAGATTTCTTTGATGAAGAGGAGTCGCTGAAGATTCCGTCGGCCTCATTTGAAGAAGTGTTCGAAGAAATCAAACACACGCAAGGCGTTTCGATGCGGTGGATTTCCGTGAACACAGAGGCGATGAACGTCGACAACGAGCCGAAAACGAAATTCGAAAAAGACGCAGTCAAAGAATTGATCACAGGCAAGGAAGAGTACGAAAGTGCAACGGACGAAGCTTTTCAATTCGTCGGAACGATTCGCCTCTCTTCCCGATGTTTGAAGTGTCATGTCCCGCGACGGTCCAACAACAAGGATCGGGCTGCTGGACTTGTGATTTCGATCCCCCTCAAGAAAACAGAAGTTGAAGCAGCTGCTCAGTGAGCTCTGAAAGCCGTTTTCGACGGTGTACCCATCGTGATCGCTGACTCTGAGACAGGTTCCTCACGAGTGAGTCGTGAGGATTTCGAAAAAAATTCATTGTCCTGCCCTGTGAGTCGGCTTAAACTATTGCAAAGAAAGCGTTTTACGCAACTCATCAATCGCAAGAGCGGCGCAGTTGAACTGGACCTTGTTCGGTCGTTTGGTATGACAATTCCCAGCCGAATGAGAGGTTTCGGAGACCTGTCAATTTGACTGTGAAATTATTAGAATCAGTCCGGAAACTTGTGGAACAGTCACTTATCTCAGTGTTTAAGTGAGCGAATTCAAGTTTTAGAGCATCTTTCGCATTGGTTTGCAGGTTCTGCCTTGTGGCGAACAGCATTTTTACTAGAGAAATGCGTTCTTCACGGGCACACAGTAGAGCAAACTGCTCTAGGATCAGTTCTAAAATCTTGTGATTCTTGCAGCTTCTCTGAGAGTACGAGCAGCTCAATACAGACAGTTTTGCATTTTCAGCGAATTTGGATCACAGATGTCATCACGAGTTTTAACGGCGCTCCCGGTCTACAACGAAGTGAATCATGTTCACGGCGTGCTGGATGAGGTGCGTCGACACTGCGATGAGATTCTCGTGGTCAATGATGGATCAACCGACGGGACAACAGAACTTCTTGATGAAATCGAAGGTATTCATCTCATTCACCATGCTGTAAATCAAGGGTACGGGGCCGGGCTGAGAAGCGCTTTTAACTATGCTGTCGAGAATAAATACGATGTTCTAGTCACAATCGACTGTGACGGTCAGCATGCCCCGAAATTGATCCCGCAGATGGCAGCTGCCGTCGAGTTGAATGGAAGTCAGCCTTGGGATATCGTCTCCGGGAGTCGATATCTGCAAGATCTTGATACAGACAGCGTTCCCCCTGAAGATCGGCGGGCGATCAATTTTCGTATCAATCAGCAACTGAAAGAATGCTTTGGTCTTGAATTGACAGATTCTTTTTGTGGATTCAAAGCCTATCGCGTTGCTGCCCTGCCCTGCTTCGAGATCACCGAACTCGGATATGCGATGCCGCTTCAGCTATGGGTTCAAGCTGTGCGACATGGGTTGAGAATCACGGAATTTCCAGTTCCGCTGATTTATCTTGAGGAAGAACGCTCATTCGGAGGTTCTCTGGATGATTCTGAGAAGCGGATGGCCTATTATCAACAAATACTGAAACGAGAGATGGAATCGCAAGACGTTCCCTGCGGGGAGGGGCGTTTTTCTACTTGACTGCCCGACTCAAAAACACGCACGCACTCGTCCGATTCACTCACTTTCTGCCGCCACGTTATTTGTTATGTCTGCATCGCGTACATTAGCCACGCTCGAAACCCGTCGATATCAAGCTCCGCAGCAGAATGGGGAAGTCCTCGCTGTTCCGGACCTGCCGACAGCGATTCAGAACGCGAAACAGAATGCAGAGCAACTTGCGGCTGAGAAAATCGAAATCGGCTCTTTTCCACTGTCCGAACTCCGAAAACAAGCGCGCAGCCAAGTCATCACCAAAGCGGTTGAGTGGACGAACTCCATTATCGGGCAAAATCTTGCCTGTGCGGAATGTTCGCACCATGCATCACTGTTGTTCGTAACTGGTCATCAGCCACAGTTGGCTCATCCAGGTGTGTGGGCGAAAAACTTCGCCGCAGCAGGGATGGCACAAAGTAGCCAAGGGATCGGACTGAACATTATCGTCGATAATGACACCGTGGGAAAGCAATCGATTCGTGTCCCCGATGGAAGTCGTCGTGAACCGAAAAATATCGATGTCAGTTTCGATTCGGAACTGTCCCAACAGCCTTGGGAAGAGCTTCAAATTCGCGCCCCTGAAGTTTTTCGCTCTTTCGCTGAACATGTGAAAAAACAGATGTCACAGTGGGGTATCGATCCCCTTGTTTCT from Thalassoglobus polymorphus includes the following:
- a CDS encoding TolB-like translocation protein, translated to MSRTLKTVAVSLTLLALTTHSFAQEKLTAIYAVDADGKNARMISDMEGFPSVGSPDVSPDGTRIAFDGWQDGENSGDAQIFILDIKTSKTQSVGYGAMPTWSADGKYLAYSSYDPRGVCIQAADRVASTIIDPQGWGIQWSPDGKKLAYTSRGNFIIYDLLTNSKKTIQPRADNPYRSIYWNADWSPDSKKLCFKGTLADGTYETAIVDISEDEPKLTVCYAYKGGYGNEFAWHPDGDRITTVKWSKGAQIHSFKPAANVETSPLEGQPTDRDNVAVDWSRDGKTLYFVSRPRKSE
- a CDS encoding sulfatase, whose protein sequence is MKTLTISNVFTILSLFCCFTILTDLAEAAENKKPNVVLILVDDMGWMDLSCQGSDYYKTPHIDKLAAEGMRFTDAYAACSVCSPTRAAVMTGRYPGRIGVTDWIRARFQRGGLGTPEANPTEYVGGKKQKLLCPPNPYWLEHEEITVAELLQDEGYKTCHIGKWHLGDPDWYPPSQGFDINIGGCDLGQPPSYFDPYTHPRYSFEESFKPRKKDEFLTHREGDEAKQFIRANKENSFFLSYCPYAVHTPIQAIDEVAAKYRKKGKKEVHAKYAALVESVDDAVGMIVDELQSLKLLDNTLIIFTSDNGGLKGPTDNTPLRSGKGYAYEGGIRVPLIARWPGVIPAGTVSHEPIMSIDLLPTICEAVGVNVPDDRAIDGLSLLPLFKNESHQLEDDRVLTWHFPHYRHAPGPYSIIRDGDWKLIKWYEGKKELYNLADDLSESKDLSSEHQEQLVKLEQKLAQELEKQGAKLPKLNPEYVPPTK
- a CDS encoding M3 family oligoendopeptidase, with the translated sequence MSTVAQYALTWDLDSLYPHPEKDEFKKIFDEYKKDLKQLADDSESLPAIAPEVATVWADFLDRVVDVFGRSSDLNAFIGCHAAADAGNKLFQQMEASLAALGPLSNQVFTNVESAFRDLSDEQLNAFAEADERLANVKFFLEECRSNVQLRLPKDLEMLAAELGVDGIHAWGRMYERISGALRVELMEKGEIVKKSPGQVRVDLPDRKTRQNNFYAIEKAWNTQADNCADALNHIAGTRLAKYRRLGVEDHLTVPLRYNRMRRETLNTMWDVITNRKEPLLRYFERKAQLLGVEKMAWYDQLAPIPQASQGAGDSLSYDDACNTVIKTFHGFSGHLGDFAEKALNEGWVEVEDREGKRQGGFCTGMPTKKQSRIFMTYKNSADDMSTLAHELGHAYHSHVLREQPFLLQDYPMNLAETASTFAEAVLGDQRLAEADSPAKKLGILNNMLSDSVAFMMNIHARFIFENQFHVERAEGELSAERLTAIMLDAQKEAYCDSFEDWSNAFWISKLHFYITGWPFYNFPYTFGYLLSLGVYSTADEFGDDFPTKYRELLIATGCMNAEEAVQSTLGYDLTQPEFWNKSIDIIDSRVEEFLKVSEDMI
- a CDS encoding c-type heme family protein, with translation MMNKSSHTLAIFTVLIVSAASVFHPIATADEPANASSEEVSPQKPKSVAEARQQAKMLYETVHGMLQIVHRDFFDEEESLKIPSASFEEVFEEIKHTQGVSMRWISVNTEAMNVDNEPKTKFEKDAVKELITGKEEYESATDEAFQFVGTIRLSSRCLKCHVPRRSNNKDRAAGLVISIPLKKTEVEAAAQ
- a CDS encoding glycosyltransferase family 2 protein, coding for MSSRVLTALPVYNEVNHVHGVLDEVRRHCDEILVVNDGSTDGTTELLDEIEGIHLIHHAVNQGYGAGLRSAFNYAVENKYDVLVTIDCDGQHAPKLIPQMAAAVELNGSQPWDIVSGSRYLQDLDTDSVPPEDRRAINFRINQQLKECFGLELTDSFCGFKAYRVAALPCFEITELGYAMPLQLWVQAVRHGLRITEFPVPLIYLEEERSFGGSLDDSEKRMAYYQQILKREMESQDVPCGEGRFST